A single region of the Leisingera thetidis genome encodes:
- a CDS encoding lytic murein transglycosylase, with translation MRRLIVPALISALLASPALAATCGNTSAGFDTWKQAFSSEAKRAGVRKAGLQALAAAQYARRTISADRNQKSFKYSLEKFMQIRGSATIVAQGRKRKARNPDFYAALERQYGVPAGVLIAIHGMETAFGSYMGDSQVVSAIVTLTYDCRRSDFFRPHALGALKLVDQGAITPATLGAKHGELGHTQFLPGNALQYGRDWDGDGRVDFYNMGDALASTANYLRQKGWNPGKGYQPGEPNYRVLKEWNAASVYQQSLAIMGRQIDG, from the coding sequence ATGCGCCGGCTGATTGTCCCTGCCCTGATTTCCGCCCTTCTTGCCTCCCCTGCCCTTGCCGCCACTTGCGGCAATACCTCTGCCGGGTTTGACACCTGGAAGCAGGCGTTCAGCAGCGAAGCCAAGCGTGCGGGAGTGCGCAAGGCGGGGCTGCAGGCGCTGGCCGCGGCGCAATACGCCCGCCGCACCATATCCGCCGACCGCAACCAGAAGAGCTTCAAGTACTCGCTGGAGAAATTCATGCAGATCCGCGGCTCTGCCACAATCGTGGCGCAGGGCCGCAAGCGCAAGGCGCGCAACCCGGATTTCTACGCCGCGCTGGAGCGCCAGTACGGTGTGCCTGCGGGGGTGCTGATTGCCATTCACGGCATGGAAACCGCCTTTGGCAGCTACATGGGCGACAGCCAGGTGGTCTCGGCCATCGTGACGCTGACCTACGACTGCCGCCGCTCGGATTTCTTCCGCCCGCATGCGCTGGGCGCGCTGAAACTGGTCGATCAGGGCGCCATCACGCCCGCCACCCTCGGCGCCAAGCATGGCGAGCTGGGCCATACCCAGTTCCTGCCCGGAAATGCATTGCAGTACGGGCGTGACTGGGACGGCGACGGGCGGGTGGACTTTTACAACATGGGGGATGCGCTGGCCTCCACTGCCAATTACCTGCGCCAGAAAGGCTGGAATCCCGGCAAGGGATATCAACCCGGAGAGCCGAATTACCGCGTGCTGAAGGAATGGAATGCTGCCAGCGTCTACCAGCAGTCACTGGCGATTATGGGGCGGCAGATCGACGGCTGA
- the dddP gene encoding dimethylsulfonioproprionate lyase DddP — protein MNEHYRDIRKIDPTRGAALGDNTPNDNNRVEIGPTQLAFGEWAEARLQLPDLQAMRKFRWERLTRFINDRGYAGLLVFDPLNIRYATDSTNMQLWNTHNPFRALLICADGYMVLWDYKQSPFLSEFNPLVREQRAGADLFYFDRGDKVDVAADVFSNEVRKLLEEHSGSNKRLAVDKIMLHGLRALEAQGLEILPGEELTEKCRAVKGPDEILAMRCAHHACETAVAEMERFARENVPGGNISEDDVWAVLHAENIRRGGEWIETRLLASGPRTNPWFQECGPRIIQNNEMISFDTDLVGSYGICIDISRSWWIGDEKPRPDMIYAMQHGLEHIRHNMEMLKPGVNIQELSQGCHPLDAQFQKQKYGCMMHGVGLCDEWPLVAYPDQMVEGAFDYALEPGMVLCVEALVSPEGGDFSIKLEDQVLITEDGYENLTKYPFDKELLGDA, from the coding sequence ATGAACGAGCATTACCGCGACATCCGCAAGATCGACCCGACCCGCGGCGCCGCCCTGGGCGACAACACCCCCAACGACAACAACCGCGTCGAGATCGGCCCGACCCAGCTGGCCTTCGGCGAATGGGCCGAAGCCAGGCTGCAGCTGCCCGACCTGCAGGCGATGCGCAAGTTCCGCTGGGAACGGCTGACCCGGTTCATCAACGACCGCGGCTACGCAGGCCTGCTGGTGTTCGACCCGCTCAACATCCGCTATGCTACCGATTCCACCAACATGCAGCTGTGGAACACCCACAACCCGTTCCGCGCGCTCTTGATCTGCGCCGACGGCTATATGGTGCTGTGGGACTACAAGCAGTCGCCGTTCCTAAGCGAATTCAACCCGCTGGTGCGCGAACAGCGGGCGGGCGCCGACCTGTTCTACTTCGACCGCGGCGACAAGGTGGACGTGGCGGCGGATGTGTTCTCCAACGAGGTGCGCAAGCTGCTGGAAGAGCACAGCGGCAGCAACAAGCGGCTGGCGGTGGACAAGATCATGCTGCACGGCCTGCGCGCACTGGAGGCGCAGGGGCTGGAGATCTTGCCAGGCGAGGAACTGACCGAGAAATGCCGCGCGGTGAAAGGCCCGGACGAGATCCTGGCGATGCGCTGCGCCCATCACGCCTGCGAAACCGCGGTGGCGGAAATGGAGCGGTTCGCCCGCGAAAACGTGCCCGGCGGCAATATCTCCGAAGATGACGTCTGGGCGGTGCTGCACGCGGAAAACATCCGCCGCGGCGGCGAATGGATCGAAACCCGCCTCTTGGCCTCGGGCCCGCGCACCAACCCCTGGTTCCAGGAATGCGGCCCCCGCATCATCCAGAACAACGAGATGATCAGCTTCGACACCGATCTGGTCGGGTCCTACGGCATCTGCATCGACATCTCGCGCAGCTGGTGGATCGGCGATGAAAAACCGCGGCCCGATATGATCTATGCGATGCAGCACGGTCTGGAGCACATCCGCCACAACATGGAGATGCTGAAGCCCGGCGTGAACATCCAGGAGCTGTCCCAGGGCTGCCATCCGCTGGATGCGCAGTTCCAGAAGCAGAAATACGGCTGCATGATGCACGGCGTCGGTCTCTGCGATGAATGGCCGCTGGTCGCCTATCCGGACCAGATGGTCGAAGGCGCCTTCGACTATGCGCTGGAGCCTGGCATGGTGCTCTGTGTCGAGGCGCTGGTCTCTCCCGAAGGCGGCGACTTCTCAATCAAGCTGGAAGACCAGGTTCTGATCACCGAGGACGGCTATGAGAACCTGACCAAATACCCGTTCGACAAGGAGTTGCTGGGCGACGCGTGA
- a CDS encoding BMP family protein has protein sequence MRRRTFTRTLMAAGLLAGAPLAALADDSKLTVSMLLAGQIDDKGFMEAGYNGLTAIRDELGAEISYIDGIKPDPELLAGALRELAEQKPDLVIAHGGQNNQAAETVAAEFPDVKFVVVQGAVTGPNLSSYEVLQEESAWLAGAAAGLMTKTGTVGHISGIRVTPGLKGRAGFYHGLMHTNPDATFLTTFAGDQDDNELSYRVASDEIEKGADIIFTMLNAGRTGAIDAMREHGVHQIGNVRDWYPDHPDVFVASAIANVSIAGLEAARDLAEGDWEGGRIVKIGLSNPEAVSLALSPEVPEDVRAKVDELRQKIISGEIEVSTEYDGPELTY, from the coding sequence ATGCGCAGAAGGACTTTTACCAGGACCTTGATGGCAGCCGGTCTGCTGGCCGGGGCACCGCTGGCGGCACTGGCAGACGACAGCAAGCTGACGGTGTCGATGCTGCTGGCCGGGCAGATCGACGACAAGGGCTTCATGGAAGCCGGCTACAACGGGCTCACCGCGATCCGTGACGAGCTGGGTGCCGAGATCAGCTATATCGACGGCATCAAGCCGGATCCCGAACTGCTGGCCGGCGCCCTGCGCGAGCTGGCGGAGCAAAAGCCGGATCTGGTCATTGCCCACGGCGGCCAGAACAACCAGGCCGCCGAGACCGTGGCGGCGGAATTTCCGGATGTGAAATTCGTGGTGGTCCAGGGCGCCGTCACCGGCCCCAACCTGTCCAGCTACGAGGTGCTGCAGGAAGAAAGCGCCTGGCTGGCCGGCGCTGCCGCCGGGCTGATGACCAAGACCGGCACCGTTGGCCATATCTCGGGCATCCGGGTTACGCCGGGCCTGAAAGGACGCGCCGGGTTTTACCACGGGCTGATGCACACCAACCCGGATGCCACCTTCCTCACCACCTTTGCCGGCGATCAGGACGACAACGAGCTGTCCTACCGGGTGGCGTCGGATGAGATCGAAAAGGGCGCCGACATCATCTTTACCATGCTGAACGCAGGCCGCACCGGCGCCATCGATGCGATGCGCGAACACGGCGTGCATCAGATCGGCAATGTGCGCGACTGGTATCCGGACCACCCCGATGTCTTCGTCGCCTCGGCCATCGCCAATGTGAGCATTGCCGGGCTGGAGGCCGCGCGGGACCTGGCCGAGGGCGATTGGGAAGGCGGCAGGATCGTGAAGATCGGCCTGTCCAACCCGGAGGCCGTATCGCTGGCCCTGTCGCCGGAAGTGCCGGAAGACGTGCGCGCCAAGGTCGATGAGCTGCGCCAGAAGATCATCAGCGGCGAAATCGAGGTCTCCACCGAATACGACGGCCCCGAACTCACCTACTAA
- a CDS encoding Hsp70 family protein yields the protein MTVPHTLGIDFGTSNSAAGIAVAGRPWLVEMEPGEQTLPTAVFFEEGTRNMRIGHSAARALTGGEEGRFMRALKSLLGTSLLHEERRLGGERISFAAVIARFLAEMKRRAEEATHMQFTHALSGRPVRFHSKDADRNAQAEKDLRACYLEAGFEDVLFMYEPEAALRAAAPSPGLGLIVDIGGGTSDFTAFEQDASGATRILASHGVRLGGTDFDRQLSIRHVMPLLGRGSRILDTFGGSSLPAPNRLFNDLATWQMIPFLYSPESRRAAQDLAANAAEPEKLARLVSVLEDELGHELAFAVERGKIRANNEGGGAAIDLKLLQRGLSVPLPAADMTLALAEQTAAIRTCAAETLMQADIAAGSVGRIVLVGGSSLLAAVQAQMRALCPNARVDTGNAMTAVAEGLALAAGSAFA from the coding sequence ATGACGGTCCCCCACACCCTCGGCATCGATTTCGGCACCTCCAACTCGGCAGCCGGAATCGCGGTGGCCGGCCGTCCGTGGCTGGTGGAGATGGAGCCGGGCGAACAGACCCTGCCCACCGCTGTGTTCTTTGAGGAGGGCACCCGGAACATGCGGATCGGCCACAGTGCGGCCCGCGCCCTGACCGGCGGCGAGGAAGGCCGGTTCATGCGGGCGCTGAAAAGCCTGCTCGGGACCTCGCTGCTGCATGAGGAACGGCGGCTGGGCGGTGAGCGGATCAGCTTTGCCGCCGTCATCGCCCGCTTCCTGGCAGAAATGAAACGGCGCGCCGAGGAAGCCACGCATATGCAGTTCACCCATGCGCTGTCCGGCCGGCCGGTGCGGTTCCATTCCAAGGACGCGGACCGCAATGCGCAGGCAGAAAAGGATCTGCGCGCCTGCTATCTGGAAGCAGGGTTCGAAGACGTGCTGTTCATGTATGAGCCCGAAGCCGCCCTGCGCGCCGCCGCCCCGTCGCCGGGTCTGGGGCTGATCGTCGACATCGGCGGCGGCACCTCGGACTTCACCGCCTTTGAACAGGACGCAAGCGGCGCTACCCGGATCCTCGCCTCGCACGGGGTACGGCTGGGCGGCACCGATTTCGACCGGCAGCTGAGCATCCGCCACGTGATGCCGCTCCTGGGCCGCGGCAGCCGGATCCTCGACACCTTTGGCGGCAGTTCCCTGCCCGCACCGAACCGGCTGTTCAACGATCTGGCCACCTGGCAGATGATCCCCTTCCTCTACAGCCCGGAAAGCCGCCGGGCGGCGCAGGACCTTGCCGCCAATGCGGCGGAACCGGAGAAACTGGCCCGCCTGGTTTCGGTGCTGGAGGATGAGCTGGGGCACGAACTGGCCTTTGCGGTCGAACGCGGCAAGATCCGCGCCAACAACGAGGGCGGCGGCGCGGCAATTGACCTGAAGCTTCTGCAGCGCGGCCTGTCGGTGCCTTTGCCTGCTGCGGACATGACGCTGGCGCTGGCAGAGCAGACCGCGGCAATCCGGACCTGCGCTGCGGAAACACTGATGCAGGCGGATATCGCTGCGGGCAGCGTCGGCCGGATCGTACTGGTCGGCGGCTCTTCGCTGCTGGCCGCTGTTCAGGCGCAGATGCGTGCGCTTTGCCCAAACGCCCGCGTCGACACGGGAAATGCCATGACAGCGGTGGCCGAGGGGCTGGCGCTTGCGGCCGGATCGGCCTTTGCATAA
- a CDS encoding heme-dependent oxidative N-demethylase family protein — protein sequence MTPILQKTIPYNPLEEKKLPGIQPLAPGNWLTADDAYAAQMAERERLLAARREDVLQLDAGAMAAAQELLQMALDSVDPDAGAAAVRPDGVKVALDWEDPLGTLGRVAQQDFCILQKPAGAQEHVLTGAVLCFPASWTLAEKFLQPLTGIHLPVDSYDAGIAARVQRLFDGVQAGRPLWRFNALWYQDPALFQPRSQYAPRDRSHGSRAEFLRSEKQVILRLPQTRAVVFAIHTHVLARSDAMRQWGKPQERSGGLP from the coding sequence ATGACGCCGATTCTGCAGAAAACCATCCCCTACAATCCGCTGGAGGAGAAGAAACTTCCCGGTATTCAGCCGCTGGCGCCGGGAAACTGGCTAACGGCAGATGACGCTTATGCGGCGCAGATGGCGGAGCGGGAACGCTTGCTGGCGGCCCGGCGGGAGGACGTTCTGCAGTTGGACGCCGGTGCGATGGCTGCGGCGCAGGAGCTGCTGCAGATGGCGCTGGACAGCGTTGATCCTGATGCCGGCGCCGCTGCCGTCCGGCCGGACGGTGTCAAGGTCGCGCTGGACTGGGAGGACCCGCTGGGCACCCTGGGGCGGGTTGCGCAGCAGGATTTCTGCATCCTGCAAAAGCCCGCGGGCGCGCAGGAGCATGTGCTGACGGGGGCGGTGCTGTGCTTTCCGGCAAGCTGGACGCTGGCGGAAAAATTCCTGCAGCCCTTGACCGGCATCCATCTGCCGGTGGACAGCTATGATGCCGGGATTGCGGCGCGGGTGCAGCGGCTGTTCGACGGGGTGCAGGCGGGGCGGCCCTTGTGGCGGTTCAACGCGCTTTGGTATCAGGACCCGGCGCTGTTCCAGCCGCGCAGCCAATATGCGCCGCGGGACAGATCACACGGCAGCCGGGCGGAGTTTCTGCGCAGCGAAAAGCAGGTGATCCTGCGCCTGCCGCAGACCCGGGCGGTGGTTTTTGCCATCCATACCCATGTGCTTGCGCGGTCCGATGCGATGCGCCAGTGGGGCAAGCCGCAGGAGAGGTCCGGAGGCTTGCCTTAG
- the glnA gene encoding type I glutamate--ammonia ligase: protein MSVDAVLKTLKDEDVAYVDIRFTDVRGRLQHVTVDVDLVDEDFLEEGFMFDGSSIAGWKSIENSDMKLVADTESAYIDPFYAEKTLCLHCSIVEPDTGEAYERDPRGTAQKAEAYLKSSGIGDVAYMGPEAEFFLFDDVRYSNTINKVSYEVDATDGSWNTDAEFEMGNMGHRPGLKGGYFPVNPTDEAQDLRSEMLSTMKRLGMKVDKHHHEVASCQHELGLIFGTLTKQADELQKYKYVIHNVAHAYGKSATFMPKPIYGDNGSGMHVNMSIWKDGKPLFAGDKYADLSQEALYFIGGILKHAKTLNAFTNPSTNSYKRLIPGFEAPVLRAYSARNRSGCVRIPWTESPKAKRVEARFPDPAANPYLCFAALLMAGLDGIKNKIDPGEAMDKNLYDLPAEELEGIPTVCGSLREAVDALAADHDFLLQGDVFTKDQIDGYIELKMEEVHKYEHTPHPVEFGMYYSC, encoded by the coding sequence ATGAGCGTAGACGCAGTTCTCAAGACACTCAAGGACGAGGACGTCGCCTATGTCGACATCCGCTTCACCGATGTGCGCGGGCGCCTGCAGCACGTGACCGTGGACGTGGATCTGGTTGACGAAGACTTTCTGGAAGAAGGCTTCATGTTCGACGGCTCGTCAATTGCCGGCTGGAAATCGATCGAAAACTCGGACATGAAACTGGTGGCCGACACCGAGTCCGCCTATATCGATCCGTTCTATGCGGAAAAAACGCTGTGCCTGCACTGCTCGATCGTCGAGCCCGACACCGGCGAAGCCTATGAACGCGACCCGCGCGGCACCGCCCAGAAGGCCGAAGCCTACCTCAAGTCCTCCGGCATCGGCGACGTGGCCTATATGGGCCCGGAAGCGGAATTCTTCCTGTTCGACGACGTGCGCTACTCCAACACCATCAACAAGGTGTCCTACGAGGTTGACGCAACCGACGGCTCCTGGAACACCGACGCCGAGTTCGAAATGGGCAACATGGGCCACCGCCCGGGCCTGAAGGGCGGCTACTTCCCAGTGAACCCGACCGACGAAGCCCAGGACCTGCGCTCCGAGATGCTGTCGACCATGAAGCGTCTGGGCATGAAAGTGGACAAGCACCACCACGAGGTTGCGTCCTGCCAGCACGAGCTGGGCCTGATCTTCGGCACCCTGACCAAACAGGCCGACGAGCTGCAGAAGTACAAATACGTGATCCACAACGTGGCCCACGCCTATGGCAAGTCGGCGACCTTCATGCCGAAGCCGATCTATGGCGACAACGGCTCCGGCATGCACGTCAACATGTCGATCTGGAAGGACGGCAAGCCGCTGTTCGCAGGCGACAAATACGCCGACCTCAGCCAGGAAGCGCTGTATTTCATCGGCGGCATCCTGAAGCACGCCAAGACCCTGAACGCCTTCACCAACCCGTCCACCAACTCCTACAAGCGCCTGATCCCCGGCTTCGAGGCCCCGGTTCTGCGCGCCTATTCGGCCCGCAACCGCTCCGGCTGCGTGCGGATCCCGTGGACCGAAAGCCCGAAAGCCAAGCGCGTCGAGGCCCGCTTCCCCGATCCGGCGGCAAACCCCTACCTGTGCTTTGCCGCGCTGCTGATGGCCGGCCTGGACGGCATCAAGAACAAGATCGATCCGGGCGAAGCCATGGACAAGAACCTGTACGATCTGCCGGCCGAAGAGCTGGAAGGCATCCCCACCGTCTGCGGCAGCTTGCGCGAAGCTGTTGACGCGCTGGCCGCCGACCACGACTTCCTGCTGCAGGGCGACGTGTTCACCAAAGACCAGATCGACGGCTACATCGAGCTGAAGATGGAAGAGGTGCACAAATACGAGCACACCCCGCACCCGGTCGAGTTCGGCATGTACTACAGCTGCTAA